From a single Mobula birostris isolate sMobBir1 chromosome 13, sMobBir1.hap1, whole genome shotgun sequence genomic region:
- the LOC140208666 gene encoding uncharacterized protein has protein sequence MAHQRVHTWQRSFTCSDCGKGFTCSSKLKVHQRVHTGERPFTCKDCGKGFTSSSHLKVHQRVHAGEKPFTCLDCGKGFTCSSNLKVHQRVHTGERPFKCSDCGKEFTRSSTLQAHQSVHTGERPFTCSDCGKGFTQSSNLLVHKSVHTGERPFTCSDCGKGFTCSSNLKVHQRAHTGEKQFTCSDCGKGFTQSSTLLVHKSVHTGERPFTCSDCGKGFTQSSELKVHQRVHTGEKPFTCFDCGKRFTLLSQLKVHQRVHTGERPFTCSVCGQGFTQLTSLQAHRSVHTGERPFTCSVCGKGFTRSSFLKVHQRIHTGERPFMYSDCGKEFRRLTSLQSHRLVHTGERPFTCSDCGKGFTRSSYLLVHRSVHTGERPFTCSDCGKGFTESSKLKVHQRIHIGERPFTCSDCGKGFTQSSHLQAHRSVHTGERPFICSYCGKGFTQSSHLKVHQRVHTGERPFTCSDCGKGFTWSSQLQRHQQVHTG, from the coding sequence atggctcaccagcgagttcacacttgGCAGAggtcattcacctgctcagactgtgggaagggattcacttgctcatctaaactgaaggttcatcagagagttcacactggagagaggccgttcacctgcaaagactgtgggaagggattcacatcgTCGTCTCACCTGAAGGTTCATCAGAGAGTTCATGctggagagaagccattcacctgcttagactgtgggaaaggattcacttgctcgtctaatctgaaggtacatcagagagttcacactggggagaggccgttcaaatgctcagactgtgggaaggaattcactcgatCATCAACCCTACAagctcaccagtcagttcacactggggagaggccattcacctgctcagactgtgggaagggattcactcagtcatccaacttactggtacacaagtcagttcacactggagagaggccattcacctgttcagactgtgggaaaggattcacttgctcatctaatctgaaggtTCATCAGAGagctcacactggggagaagcagttcacctgctcagactgcgggaagggattcactcagtcatccaccctactggtacacaagtcagttcacactggcgagaggccgttcacctgctcagactgtgggaaaggattcactcagtcatctgaactgaaggtacatcagcgagttcacactggagagaagccgttcacctgcttcgactgtgggaagagattcactctgttatctcaactgaaggtacatcagcgagttcacactggggagaggccattcacctgctcagtctgtgggcagggattcacacagttaaCTAGCCTACAGGCACACCGgtcggttcacactggggagaggccgttcacctgctcagtctgtgggaagggattcactcggtcatcttttctgaaggtacatcagcgcattcacactggagagaggccgtttatgtactcagactgcgggaaggaatTCAGACGGTTAACTAGCCTACAATCACACCggttagttcacactggggagagaccgttcacctgctcagactgcgggaagggattcactcggtcatcctacCTACTGGTACacaggtcagttcacactggggagagaccgttcacctgctcagactgtgggaagggattcactgagtcatctaaactgaaggtacatcagcgaattcacattggggagaggccgttcacctgctcagactgtgggaaaggattcactcagtcatcccacctacaagctcaccggtcagttcacactggggagaggccgttcatctgctcatactgtgggaagggattcactcagtcatctcacctgaaggtacatcagagagttcacacgggggagaggccgttcacctgctcagactgtgggaagggattcacttggtcatctcaactacagagacaccagcaagttcacactgggtag